The following are from one region of the Jeongeupia sp. USM3 genome:
- the aceA gene encoding isocitrate lyase gives MTTREERIAQLEKEWAENPRWKGIQRTYSAADVERLRGSLQIEHTLARRGSEKLWKLLNETPYVHALGAMTGNQAMQQVKAGLKAIYLSGWQVAADANIAGEMYPDQSLYPANSVPAVVRRINNTFQRADQISHAEGDDSIDYYAPIVADAEAGFGGVLNAFELMKGMIEAGAAGVHFEDQLASVKKCGHMGGKVLVPTREAVEKLAAARLAADVMCVPTLLVARTDAEAADLLTSDVDDNDKPFCTGERTPEGFYRTKPGLEQAISRGLAYAPYADLIWCETGKPDLEYARAFAAAIHAKFPGKMLAYNCSPSFNWKKNLDDATIAKFQKELGAMGYKFQFITLAGFHALNYGMFNLAHGYARTGMSAFVELQQAEFAAADRGFTAVKHQREVGTGYFDSVTQVIQQGQSSTTALTGSTEEEQFH, from the coding sequence ATGACTACACGGGAAGAGCGCATTGCACAACTCGAGAAGGAATGGGCGGAAAATCCGCGCTGGAAAGGCATCCAGCGTACTTACAGCGCCGCCGATGTTGAAAGGCTGCGCGGTTCACTACAGATTGAACACACGCTGGCACGCCGCGGTTCGGAAAAGCTCTGGAAGCTGCTGAACGAAACGCCGTACGTCCACGCCCTCGGCGCGATGACCGGCAACCAGGCGATGCAGCAGGTCAAGGCCGGCCTGAAGGCGATCTACCTGTCGGGCTGGCAGGTCGCTGCCGACGCCAACATCGCCGGCGAAATGTATCCGGACCAGTCGCTGTACCCGGCGAACTCGGTCCCGGCCGTGGTGCGCCGGATCAACAATACCTTCCAGCGCGCCGACCAGATCAGCCACGCCGAAGGCGATGACAGCATCGATTACTACGCACCGATCGTCGCCGATGCCGAAGCCGGCTTCGGTGGCGTGCTGAACGCGTTCGAGCTGATGAAGGGCATGATCGAGGCCGGCGCCGCCGGCGTGCACTTCGAAGACCAGCTCGCGTCGGTGAAGAAGTGCGGCCACATGGGCGGCAAGGTGCTGGTGCCGACGCGCGAAGCCGTCGAGAAGCTCGCCGCCGCGCGTCTGGCTGCCGACGTGATGTGCGTGCCGACCCTCCTCGTCGCCCGGACCGACGCCGAAGCCGCCGACCTCCTGACCAGCGACGTCGACGACAACGACAAGCCGTTCTGCACCGGCGAGCGCACGCCGGAAGGCTTCTACCGGACCAAGCCGGGCCTGGAGCAGGCGATTTCGCGCGGCCTCGCCTATGCGCCGTACGCCGACCTGATCTGGTGCGAAACCGGCAAGCCGGACCTCGAGTACGCGCGCGCCTTCGCCGCGGCGATCCACGCCAAGTTCCCGGGCAAGATGCTGGCGTACAACTGTTCGCCAAGTTTCAACTGGAAGAAGAACCTCGACGACGCAACGATCGCCAAGTTCCAGAAGGAACTCGGCGCGATGGGCTACAAGTTCCAGTTCATCACGCTCGCCGGCTTCCACGCGCTGAACTACGGCATGTTCAACCTCGCGCACGGCTATGCCCGCACCGGCATGAGCGCCTTCGTCGAGCTGCAGCAGGCCGAATTCGCCGCCGCCGACCGCGGCTTCACCGCGGTCAAGCACCAGCGCGAAGTCGGCACCGGCTACTTCGACTCGGTCACCCAGGTGATCCAGCAAGGCCAGTCGAGCACGACCGCGCTGACCGGCTCGACCGAGGAAGAGCAGTTCCACTGA
- a CDS encoding 5-carboxymethyl-2-hydroxymuconate Delta-isomerase, with protein MPHLSLEYTQNLTGYDAPAALRTLGQTMFDSGLFGESDIKGRSQCLAGYLVGTSDTDTAFVHVQVSLLSGRTAEQKQALGARIAEALKTTLPAGHAGVQLTVDVRDMDRDCYAKVVLPG; from the coding sequence ATGCCGCATCTTTCACTTGAATACACCCAGAACCTGACCGGCTACGACGCCCCCGCCGCACTGCGCACGCTGGGGCAGACGATGTTCGATTCCGGCCTGTTCGGCGAGTCCGACATCAAGGGCCGGTCGCAATGCCTCGCCGGTTATCTGGTCGGTACGTCGGATACCGACACCGCCTTCGTCCACGTGCAGGTATCCTTGCTCAGCGGCCGCACGGCGGAGCAGAAGCAGGCGCTCGGCGCGCGGATTGCCGAGGCCCTGAAGACCACCTTGCCGGCCGGTCACGCCGGCGTGCAGCTGACCGTGGACGTGCGCGACATGGACCGCGACTGCTACGCCAAGGTCGTACTGCCGGGCTGA
- a CDS encoding LysR family transcriptional regulator, whose product MDALKQLQTFIAVVNLGSLSAAARDEGVVPAVIGRRIDALEERLGARLLVRTTRRVTLTQEGSAFFEDGQRIVAELEEAEAAVASGSVRVRGHLRVSAPAGFGRRHVAPHIATFQREHPDLKVTLDLSDRLVDLAGERVDCAIRISELADSNLVAVRLAENRRVVVASPGYLAERGIPKTPDDLERFDCLSLGASQSRGWTFRVDGKLVNWRVQGVLECNDGAVLHEWALRGYGLAWRSLWEVRSDVGEGRLVTVLDAYSAPDYPVYAVMPQRKHLPQRVRRFVDHLKAAYAAVGYWD is encoded by the coding sequence ATGGACGCACTCAAACAGCTGCAGACCTTCATCGCGGTGGTCAATCTCGGCAGCCTTTCGGCCGCGGCGCGCGATGAGGGCGTGGTGCCGGCGGTGATCGGCCGGCGGATCGATGCGCTCGAGGAGCGGCTGGGCGCCCGGCTGCTGGTACGCACGACTAGGCGCGTGACGCTGACGCAGGAAGGCAGCGCGTTTTTCGAGGACGGCCAGCGCATCGTCGCCGAACTCGAAGAGGCCGAAGCGGCGGTCGCCTCGGGCAGCGTGCGCGTACGCGGCCACCTGCGCGTGAGTGCGCCGGCCGGCTTCGGCCGCCGCCATGTCGCGCCGCATATCGCGACCTTCCAGCGCGAACACCCGGACCTGAAGGTCACGCTCGACCTGTCGGACCGGCTGGTCGATCTGGCCGGCGAACGCGTCGACTGCGCGATCCGCATCAGCGAGCTCGCCGATTCGAACCTCGTCGCCGTGCGGCTGGCCGAGAACCGCCGCGTCGTCGTCGCGTCGCCGGGTTATCTGGCCGAACGCGGCATTCCGAAAACGCCGGACGACCTCGAGCGCTTCGACTGCCTGTCGCTCGGCGCGAGCCAGAGCCGAGGCTGGACCTTCCGCGTCGACGGCAAGCTGGTCAACTGGCGGGTGCAGGGCGTGCTCGAATGCAATGACGGCGCGGTGCTGCACGAATGGGCATTGCGCGGCTACGGACTGGCGTGGCGCTCGCTGTGGGAGGTGCGCAGCGACGTTGGCGAAGGCCGGCTGGTGACGGTGCTCGACGCCTATTCGGCGCCCGACTATCCGGTGTACGCGGTGATGCCGCAGCGCAAGCACCTGCCGCAGCGGGTGCGGCGCTTTGTCGATCACCTGAAGGCGGCTTATGCGGCGGTGGGATACTGGGACTGA
- the aceB gene encoding malate synthase A, whose translation MSSLPQGVQIHAPVSDDFAAILTPEALAFVAKLHRAFEGRRQELLGRRVLRQQELDAGKRPDFLAETAHIRAGEWQIAPVPADIALRRVEITGPVEKKMIINALNSGADSYMTDFEDSNTPNWGNQIQGQINLKQAVRRTLAFRNEAGKEYKLNAKIATLIVRPRGWHLDEKHVTVDGSRVSGGLFDFALFLFHNAREQIDRGTAPYFYLPKMESHLEARLWNDTFVLAQDELGIPQGTIKATVLIETILAAFEMEEILYELRNHSAGLNAGRWDYIFSCIKKFKTDRDFCLANRAQITMTVPFMRAYALNLVKTCHKRGAPAIGGMSALIPIKNEPEANDKAMAAVRADKTRDAGDGFDGGWVAHPGLVPIAMEEWVKVLGDRPNQFDKQRPDVAVTAADLLNFQPEAPITEAGLRMNIDVGIQYLGSWLAGNGCVPIHNLMEDAATAEISRSQVWQWIRTPKGVLDDGRKVTADMVRGMIPEVLDAIRLEHGDAVFNATPYAQAAQIFETMSTSDDFAEFLTLPLYEKL comes from the coding sequence ATGAGTTCACTGCCGCAAGGTGTCCAGATCCACGCGCCGGTTTCCGACGACTTCGCCGCCATTCTGACGCCGGAAGCACTGGCCTTCGTCGCCAAACTGCACCGTGCCTTCGAGGGCCGCCGCCAGGAACTGCTCGGCCGCCGCGTGCTGCGCCAGCAGGAGCTCGACGCCGGCAAGCGCCCGGACTTCCTCGCCGAGACCGCGCACATCCGCGCCGGCGAGTGGCAGATCGCACCGGTGCCGGCCGACATCGCGCTGCGTCGTGTCGAGATCACCGGCCCGGTCGAAAAGAAGATGATCATCAACGCGCTGAATTCGGGCGCAGACAGCTATATGACCGACTTCGAGGATTCGAACACGCCGAACTGGGGCAACCAGATCCAGGGGCAGATCAACCTCAAGCAGGCGGTGCGCCGCACCCTCGCCTTCCGCAACGAGGCCGGCAAGGAGTACAAGCTCAATGCCAAGATCGCGACGCTGATCGTCCGCCCGCGCGGCTGGCACCTTGACGAAAAGCACGTCACCGTCGACGGATCGCGCGTTTCGGGCGGGCTGTTCGACTTCGCGCTGTTCCTGTTCCACAACGCCAGGGAACAGATCGACCGCGGCACCGCACCGTATTTCTACCTGCCGAAGATGGAGTCGCACCTCGAAGCGAGGCTGTGGAACGACACCTTCGTGCTGGCGCAGGACGAGCTGGGCATTCCGCAGGGCACGATCAAAGCGACGGTGCTGATCGAGACCATCCTCGCCGCGTTCGAGATGGAAGAAATCCTCTACGAGCTGCGCAACCATTCGGCCGGGCTCAACGCCGGCCGCTGGGACTACATCTTCAGCTGCATCAAGAAGTTCAAGACCGACCGCGACTTCTGCCTCGCCAACCGCGCGCAGATCACCATGACGGTGCCGTTCATGCGCGCCTACGCGCTGAACCTGGTCAAGACCTGCCACAAGCGCGGCGCACCGGCGATCGGCGGCATGAGCGCGCTGATTCCGATCAAGAACGAACCGGAAGCCAACGACAAGGCGATGGCCGCGGTGCGCGCCGACAAGACGCGCGACGCCGGCGACGGCTTCGACGGCGGCTGGGTTGCCCACCCGGGGCTGGTGCCGATCGCGATGGAGGAATGGGTCAAGGTCTTGGGCGACCGGCCCAACCAGTTCGACAAGCAGCGCCCGGATGTCGCGGTCACCGCCGCCGACCTCCTGAACTTCCAGCCGGAAGCGCCGATCACCGAAGCGGGTCTCAGGATGAACATCGACGTCGGCATCCAGTACCTCGGCTCCTGGCTTGCCGGCAACGGCTGCGTGCCGATCCACAACCTGATGGAAGATGCGGCGACGGCCGAAATCAGCCGCTCGCAGGTCTGGCAGTGGATCCGTACGCCGAAGGGCGTGCTCGACGACGGCCGCAAGGTCACCGCCGACATGGTGCGCGGGATGATCCCGGAAGTGCTCGACGCAATCCGCTTGGAGCACGGCGACGCGGTGTTCAACGCCACGCCGTACGCGCAGGCGGCGCAGATATTCGAAACCATGAGCACCAGCGACGACTTCGCCGAATTCCTGACCTTGCCGCTGTACGAAAAGCTCTGA
- a CDS encoding lipid A biosynthesis lauroyl acyltransferase, whose protein sequence is MKRKIGFYLSLALLRLLACLPYGVVARLGEALGALLYRLPTSRKRVVHTNLRLCFPHLDEAAREKLARAHIGHVIRSYLERGFQWFGSARTMARLIELDSAIDLNDPAAPPTIFMGFHFVAIEAGSMRYSCELPVASLYTPMSNLRFDALARAQRSRFGAEMISRADSVRASLECLRRGVPVMLAADMDFGVTNSAFVPFFGVQACTLTSVSRLARLSGARVVPFVTEVLPGYRGYKLTIFEPLADYPSHDAVADARTMNAFLEAQIRRMPAQYYWVHKRFKHRPAGEASVY, encoded by the coding sequence GTGAAGCGGAAGATCGGTTTTTACCTGAGCCTGGCGTTGCTGCGCCTGCTGGCCTGCCTGCCATACGGCGTGGTCGCCCGCCTGGGCGAGGCGCTCGGCGCCTTGCTGTACCGCTTGCCGACGTCACGCAAGCGCGTCGTGCACACCAATCTGCGGCTGTGCTTCCCCCATCTGGACGAGGCAGCGCGCGAGAAGCTGGCCAGGGCACATATCGGCCATGTGATCCGCAGCTACCTCGAGCGCGGTTTCCAGTGGTTCGGCAGTGCGCGCACCATGGCGCGGCTGATCGAGCTCGACAGCGCCATCGACCTGAACGACCCGGCTGCGCCGCCGACCATTTTCATGGGCTTCCATTTCGTCGCGATCGAGGCGGGGTCGATGCGTTACTCGTGCGAGTTGCCGGTGGCGTCGCTGTACACGCCGATGTCCAACCTGCGCTTCGACGCACTGGCCAGGGCGCAGCGCAGCCGCTTCGGCGCCGAAATGATCTCGCGCGCCGACAGCGTCCGCGCATCGCTGGAGTGCCTGCGACGCGGCGTGCCGGTGATGCTGGCGGCGGACATGGATTTCGGCGTGACGAATTCGGCCTTCGTGCCGTTTTTCGGTGTGCAGGCCTGCACGCTGACGTCGGTGTCGCGACTGGCCAGGCTGAGCGGTGCGCGCGTCGTGCCCTTTGTCACCGAAGTCCTGCCCGGTTACCGCGGCTACAAGCTGACGATCTTCGAGCCGCTGGCCGACTACCCGAGCCACGATGCCGTGGCCGACGCCAGGACGATGAACGCGTTTCTGGAGGCGCAGATCCGGCGCATGCCGGCGCAGTATTACTGGGTGCACAAGCGCTTCAAGCACCGGCCCGCAGGCGAGGCGTCGGTTTACTAG
- a CDS encoding bestrophin family protein: MIVRPPQHWFFMVFTWRGSVLSSILPRLGLNLAFALLVVVLHGWVEGFGLHLSIGPFSLMGIALAIFLGFRNNTSYDRFWEARKLCGGVLVNTRSLLRQAIAMTGRKPDDPRIVQFAALLQAFAFALKHQLRQTDPRADLARLLPDPMAARLAAAQFVPAMVLRELAQWLADERAAGRLNDILWQAMDTNLDKLSEILGSCERIASTPLPYAYSVLLHRTIYLYCSLLPLGLVDSIGLLTPLISVFVAYTFMALESIAGELETPFGTEPNDLALDAICRTVERSLLEMTDAPQLPPVLEPDSQYILT, translated from the coding sequence ATGATCGTCCGCCCGCCGCAGCACTGGTTTTTCATGGTTTTCACCTGGCGGGGGTCGGTGCTGTCGTCGATCCTGCCGCGTCTCGGGCTGAACCTGGCGTTTGCGCTGCTGGTCGTCGTGCTGCATGGCTGGGTCGAAGGTTTCGGCCTGCACCTGTCGATCGGGCCGTTCAGCCTGATGGGGATCGCGCTGGCGATCTTCCTCGGTTTCCGCAACAACACCAGTTACGACCGCTTCTGGGAAGCGCGCAAGCTCTGTGGCGGGGTGCTGGTGAACACGCGCTCGCTGCTGCGGCAGGCGATCGCCATGACCGGCCGCAAGCCCGACGATCCGCGCATCGTGCAGTTCGCAGCGCTGCTGCAGGCCTTTGCCTTCGCGCTGAAACACCAGCTGCGCCAGACCGACCCGCGTGCGGATCTGGCACGGCTGCTGCCCGATCCGATGGCCGCGCGGCTTGCCGCGGCGCAGTTCGTCCCGGCGATGGTGCTGCGCGAGCTGGCGCAGTGGCTGGCGGACGAGCGCGCCGCCGGCCGGCTGAACGACATCCTCTGGCAGGCGATGGACACCAATCTCGACAAGCTGTCGGAGATCCTCGGCAGTTGCGAGCGCATTGCCAGCACGCCGCTGCCGTACGCCTACAGCGTGCTGCTGCACCGGACGATCTACCTGTACTGCTCGCTGCTGCCGCTGGGGCTGGTCGACAGCATCGGCCTGCTGACGCCGCTGATCTCGGTCTTTGTCGCCTACACCTTCATGGCGCTGGAATCGATCGCCGGCGAGCTGGAAACGCCGTTCGGCACCGAACCCAACGATCTGGCGCTGGACGCGATCTGCCGCACCGTGGAGCGGTCGTTGTTGGAAATGACCGACGCGCCGCAACTGCCGCCGGTGCTAGAGCCCGATTCCCAGTACATTCTGACGTGA
- a CDS encoding ABC transporter transmembrane domain-containing protein has translation MSAPSNARRITPLLGLAPFLRPYLGRWLLAFVALAVAAGATLALPVAFRYLIDLGFSPAQRGQIDRYFVALFGVSLLLAAATSLRFYLVSWLGERITADLRRAVYEHVLGMSPQFFETTQTGEVLSRLTTDATLIQTVVGTSLSMGLRNFFLFTGGTAMLVVTSPVLSAYILVTLVAVIVPILVFGRRVRRLSKASQDRVADASALAGEVLNAMPTVQSFTQEPFENARFGAAADTAFGTALERIRARAWLTAMVIVLMFAAVVFVLWLGAQAVLGGTMSAGELSQFILYAVVTAGAVGAIAEVWGDLQRAAGATERLLQLLHTRSPVQETATPQPLPDNGLGIEFEAIDFAYPSRPDTPALAGLSLHIRPGEHIALVGPSGAGKTTLFQLLLRFYEPQSGSVRVNGVDTRALSFAALRRHIGVVLQESVIFAGSVADNIRYGRPDATQAEIERAAEAAAAAGFIAELPQGYDTFLGERGVRLSGGQRQRIAIARAILKNPPVLLLDEATSALDAASERLVQQALDNASHNRTTLVIAHRLATVLEADWIVVLEHGRIVAQGRHADLLHGSPLYAQLAALQFGDPARVPAEKLT, from the coding sequence ATGTCTGCCCCTTCGAATGCCCGCCGCATCACGCCGCTGCTCGGCCTGGCGCCTTTCCTGCGCCCCTATCTCGGCCGCTGGCTGCTGGCCTTCGTCGCGCTTGCGGTCGCCGCCGGCGCAACGCTGGCGCTGCCGGTCGCGTTCCGCTACCTGATCGACCTCGGCTTCTCGCCGGCGCAGCGCGGGCAGATCGACCGCTACTTCGTTGCACTGTTCGGCGTCTCGCTGCTGCTGGCCGCGGCGACGTCGCTGCGCTTCTACCTCGTCTCGTGGCTCGGCGAGCGGATCACTGCCGACCTGCGCCGCGCCGTCTACGAACACGTACTCGGGATGAGCCCGCAGTTCTTTGAAACAACGCAGACCGGTGAAGTGCTGTCGCGCCTGACCACCGACGCCACGCTGATCCAGACCGTCGTCGGCACCAGCCTGTCGATGGGGCTGCGCAACTTTTTCCTGTTCACCGGCGGCACGGCGATGCTGGTCGTCACCAGCCCGGTGCTCTCGGCCTACATCCTCGTGACCCTGGTCGCCGTCATCGTGCCCATCCTCGTGTTCGGCCGGCGGGTGCGCAGGCTGTCCAAAGCCAGCCAGGACCGCGTCGCCGATGCCAGCGCGCTGGCCGGCGAGGTGCTGAACGCGATGCCGACGGTGCAGTCGTTCACGCAGGAGCCGTTCGAGAACGCCCGCTTCGGCGCTGCGGCGGACACGGCCTTCGGCACCGCGCTGGAGCGCATCCGCGCTCGCGCCTGGCTGACCGCGATGGTCATCGTGCTGATGTTCGCCGCCGTAGTCTTCGTGCTCTGGCTCGGCGCACAGGCGGTGCTCGGCGGGACGATGAGCGCCGGCGAGCTGTCGCAGTTCATCCTCTATGCCGTCGTCACCGCCGGCGCGGTCGGTGCGATCGCCGAGGTCTGGGGCGACCTGCAGCGCGCCGCCGGCGCCACCGAGCGGCTGCTGCAGCTGCTGCACACGCGCTCGCCGGTGCAGGAAACCGCCACGCCACAGCCGCTGCCGGACAACGGCCTCGGCATCGAGTTCGAGGCGATCGACTTCGCCTACCCGTCCCGCCCGGACACGCCAGCGCTCGCCGGGCTGTCGCTGCACATCCGCCCCGGCGAGCACATTGCGCTGGTCGGCCCGTCCGGCGCCGGCAAGACCACGCTGTTCCAGCTGCTGCTGCGCTTTTATGAGCCGCAGTCGGGCAGCGTGCGCGTCAACGGCGTCGATACCCGCGCGCTGTCGTTCGCCGCGCTGCGCCGGCATATCGGCGTGGTGCTGCAGGAGTCGGTGATCTTCGCCGGCAGCGTGGCCGACAACATCCGCTACGGCCGGCCCGACGCGACGCAGGCCGAGATCGAACGGGCCGCCGAAGCCGCGGCGGCGGCCGGCTTCATCGCCGAATTGCCGCAGGGCTACGACACCTTTCTCGGCGAGCGCGGCGTGCGGCTGTCGGGCGGCCAGCGCCAGCGCATTGCGATCGCGCGGGCGATCCTGAAGAACCCGCCGGTGCTGCTGCTCGACGAAGCGACCAGCGCGCTCGACGCCGCCAGCGAGCGGCTGGTGCAGCAGGCGCTCGACAACGCCTCGCACAACCGCACCACGCTGGTGATCGCCCACCGGCTGGCGACGGTGCTCGAGGCCGACTGGATCGTCGTCCTCGAACACGGCCGCATCGTCGCGCAGGGACGGCACGCCGACCTGCTGCACGGCTCGCCGCTGTACGCGCAGCTCGCCGCGCTGCAGTTCGGCGACCCGGCACGGGTTCCGGCTGAAAAACTGACTTGA
- a CDS encoding glutathione S-transferase produces the protein MKLISSLTSPFGRKVRVVLAEKHIDYQLAEDSPHDPDNRIAALNPLGKVPVLLLDDGRPLYDSSVIVDYLDQISPVGKLIPAEHRQAISVKRWEALADGITDAAVLIVMETRRPAEQQSAEWIAKQQVKIDRGLERVATDLADRKWCTGDAFTLADVAVGCMLGYLELRFPELQWATQHPNLAELRARLDTRASFGDTRPPAA, from the coding sequence ATGAAACTGATCAGCTCGCTCACCAGCCCGTTCGGCCGCAAGGTCCGCGTCGTGCTCGCCGAAAAGCACATCGACTATCAGCTGGCCGAAGACTCGCCGCATGACCCGGACAACCGGATCGCCGCGCTCAATCCGCTCGGCAAGGTGCCGGTGCTGCTGCTCGACGATGGCCGGCCGCTGTACGACTCGAGCGTCATCGTCGACTACCTCGACCAGATCTCGCCGGTCGGCAAGCTGATCCCGGCCGAGCACCGCCAGGCGATCAGCGTCAAGCGCTGGGAAGCGCTCGCCGACGGCATCACCGACGCCGCGGTGCTGATCGTCATGGAAACCCGCCGGCCGGCCGAACAGCAGAGCGCCGAGTGGATCGCCAAGCAGCAGGTCAAGATCGACCGCGGCCTCGAGCGCGTCGCCACCGACCTCGCCGACCGCAAGTGGTGCACCGGCGATGCGTTCACGCTCGCCGATGTCGCCGTCGGCTGCATGCTCGGCTACCTCGAACTGCGCTTTCCCGAGCTGCAATGGGCGACGCAGCACCCGAACCTGGCCGAGCTGCGCGCCCGCCTCGATACCCGCGCCTCGTTCGGCGACACCCGGCCGCCGGCGGCCTGA
- a CDS encoding betaine/proline/choline family ABC transporter ATP-binding protein (Members of the family are the ATP-binding subunit of ABC transporters for substrates such as betaine, L-proline or other amino acids, choline, carnitine, etc. The substrate specificity is best determined from the substrate-binding subunit, rather than this subunit, as it interacts with the permease subunit and not with substrate directly.), whose product MIELKNLCKQFVQKNGQPFNAVDNVNLVVPEGEICVLLGPSGCGKTTTMKMINRLIEPSSGQVLINGEDTAGIDTVTLRRNIGYVIQQIGLFPNMTIEDNIMVVPRMLGWDRKRCRERARELMSMVALDPDRFLHRYPKEMSGGQQQRIGVIRALAADAPVLLMDEPFGAVDPINREQIQNEFLLMQRQLGKTVMLVSHDIDEAIKLGDRIAVFRQGRIVQCAGADEILAKPADEFVASFVGHDRTLKRLLLVQAGDVADAQPTLTAALDTPLQQAFGTMDDHDLRYLTVVDGDGKPLGYVKRKDAKASDGVCADRLNPITITSNPDENLRVVLSKLYEHNLTWMPVLDADGRYNGEVSQDYIASFLNSGKTHGRQRVALK is encoded by the coding sequence ATGATCGAACTCAAGAACCTCTGCAAGCAATTCGTCCAGAAGAACGGCCAGCCGTTCAACGCCGTCGACAACGTCAACCTCGTGGTGCCGGAAGGCGAGATCTGCGTGCTGCTCGGCCCGTCGGGCTGCGGCAAGACGACGACGATGAAAATGATCAACCGGCTGATCGAGCCGAGTTCGGGCCAGGTGCTGATCAACGGCGAGGACACCGCCGGCATCGACACCGTGACGCTGCGGCGCAATATCGGCTACGTGATCCAGCAGATCGGCCTGTTCCCGAACATGACGATCGAGGACAACATCATGGTCGTGCCGCGCATGCTCGGCTGGGACAGGAAGCGCTGCCGCGAACGCGCGCGCGAGCTGATGAGCATGGTCGCACTCGATCCGGACCGTTTCCTGCACCGTTATCCGAAGGAAATGTCCGGCGGCCAGCAGCAGCGCATCGGCGTGATCCGCGCGCTGGCGGCCGACGCCCCGGTGCTGCTGATGGACGAGCCGTTCGGCGCGGTCGACCCCATCAACCGCGAGCAGATCCAGAACGAGTTCCTGCTGATGCAGCGCCAGCTCGGCAAGACGGTGATGCTGGTCAGCCACGACATCGACGAGGCGATCAAGCTCGGCGACCGGATCGCCGTGTTCCGCCAGGGCCGGATCGTCCAGTGCGCCGGCGCCGACGAGATCCTCGCCAAGCCGGCCGACGAGTTCGTCGCGTCCTTCGTCGGCCACGACCGCACGCTCAAGCGCCTCTTGCTGGTGCAGGCCGGCGACGTCGCCGACGCGCAGCCGACGCTGACCGCGGCGCTGGACACGCCGTTGCAGCAGGCTTTCGGCACCATGGACGACCACGACCTGCGCTACCTGACCGTCGTCGACGGCGACGGCAAGCCGCTCGGCTACGTGAAGCGCAAGGACGCCAAGGCCAGCGATGGCGTCTGCGCCGACCGGCTCAACCCGATCACGATCACGTCGAATCCCGACGAGAACCTGCGCGTGGTGCTGTCGAAGCTGTACGAGCACAACCTGACGTGGATGCCGGTGCTCGACGCCGACGGCCGCTACAACGGCGAGGTGTCGCAGGACTACATCGCCAGCTTCCTCAACTCTGGCAAGACGCACGGCCGCCAGCGCGTCGCGCTGAAATGA
- a CDS encoding ABC transporter permease yields METLNQTVDYIWHSLPFILGLTQQHLALVGIAVGLAVLIGVPLGVLIVRFKSLAGVVLSLATVVLTIPAIALFGLMIPLFSLIGQGIGAVPAITAAFLYSLLPIVRNTHTALTTLDAGVREAGRGIGLTFWQRLKWVELPLAVPLIFGGIRTAVVLNIGVMAIAAIVGAGGLGTLILHGISQSDIRKLIAGAVVVSVLAVVMDWLLLRLQRVLTPKGIR; encoded by the coding sequence ATGGAGACGCTGAACCAAACCGTTGACTACATCTGGCACAGCCTGCCGTTCATCCTCGGGCTGACGCAGCAGCATCTGGCGCTGGTCGGCATCGCCGTCGGGCTGGCGGTGCTGATCGGTGTGCCGCTCGGCGTGCTGATCGTGCGCTTCAAGTCGCTGGCCGGCGTGGTGCTGAGCCTGGCGACCGTGGTGCTGACGATTCCGGCGATCGCGCTGTTCGGGCTGATGATTCCGCTGTTCTCGCTGATCGGCCAGGGTATCGGTGCGGTGCCGGCGATCACCGCCGCCTTTCTGTATTCGCTGCTGCCGATCGTGCGCAACACGCACACCGCGCTGACGACGCTCGACGCCGGCGTGCGCGAGGCCGGTCGCGGCATCGGCCTGACGTTCTGGCAGCGGCTCAAGTGGGTCGAGCTGCCGCTGGCGGTGCCGCTGATCTTCGGCGGCATCCGTACCGCCGTCGTTCTCAATATCGGCGTGATGGCGATTGCCGCCATCGTCGGCGCCGGCGGCCTCGGCACGCTGATCCTGCACGGCATCAGCCAGAGCGACATCCGCAAGCTGATCGCCGGCGCCGTCGTGGTGAGCGTGCTCGCCGTGGTGATGGACTGGTTGCTGCTTCGACTGCAGCGCGTACTCACTCCCAAAGGAATCCGCTGA